A genomic window from Syngnathus typhle isolate RoL2023-S1 ecotype Sweden linkage group LG18, RoL_Styp_1.0, whole genome shotgun sequence includes:
- the mrm1 gene encoding rRNA methyltransferase 1, mitochondrial, with amino-acid sequence MGLFNNVSKHRLLFMRMWRFPKVVDSYFAYHKDNRVNNFKTPSKSKMSGGRLPNDQALPNKRNNQRRISSELQKLAVEDSSTQWEKTGRLKPPMESSNQHEIVFGVAPCHLALTQTRRKALKLFVKDGEALHRSSLHKVYEEAHRRQVPIQRVSKKDLDRMVLGRVHQGVCLQATPLSYLTEDSAPSSKSTSLWLVLDGIQDPMNLGAILRSAYFLGVDRVASSIRNSCPLTPVVSKASAGIMEVMGVYGYKDLEDMVRVKTAQGWRVVGTVAAEAPESNVPVMPCSDFRMTAPTLLLIGGEGDGLSRKLLGLCQTLVTIPAGRQLLPGIESLNVSVATGILLHSLLASIRN; translated from the coding sequence ATGGGGTTATTCAATAATGTTTCTAAGCACAGGTTGCTATTTATGAGGATGTGGAGATTTCCCAAGGTTGTGGACTCCTACTTTGCCTACCATAAGGACAACAGAGTGAACAATTTCAAGACGCCCAGCAAGTCTAAAATGTCAGGAGGAAGGCTTCCTAATGATCAAGCATTGCCAAATAAACGTAATAATCAAAGACGGATATCGTCAGAGCTTCAGAAGCTGGCTGTGGAGGACTCGTCTACACAGTGGGAAAAGACTGGGAGACTCAAGCCACCTATGGAGTCTTCAAACCAGCATGAGATTGTCTTTGGAGTCGCTCCTTGTCACCTGGCTCTCACTCAGACTCGCCGGAAGGCCCTGAAGCTATTCGTGAAAGACGGGGAGGCCTTGCACAGGTCATCGCTCCACAAGGTTTACGAGGAGGCTCACCGGCGTCAAGTTCCGATCCAGCGGGTCAGTAAGAAAGACCTGGATAGAATGGTTTTGGGTCGGGTTCATCAAGGAGTTTGCCTGCAAGCTACTCCATTGAGCTACCTGACTGAAGACTCGGCCCCGAGTTCAAAGTCCACATCTCTCTGGCTAGTCCTGGACGGGATTCAAGACCCGATGAATCTTGGAGCCATCTTGCGCTCTGCGTATTTTCTTGGCGTGGACCGGGTGGCCAGCAGCATCCGTAACAGCTGCCCTTTGACCCCAGTGGTGAGCAAGGCCAGCGCCGGCATCATGGAAGTGATGGGCGTGTACGGGTACAAAGACCTGGAGGACATGGTCCGGGTCAAGACGGCGCAAGGCTGGCGGGTAGTCGGTACCGTGGCGGCCGAGGCGCCGGAATCCAACGTTCCCGTCATGCCGTGTTCGGACTTCCGAATGACCGCGCCGACCTTGCTCCTGATTGGAGGAGAGGGTGATGGATTGTCCCGGAAGCTTTTGGGTTTGTGTCAGACGCTTGTGACCATTCCAGCTGGGAGACAGCTTCTACCTGGCATAGAGTCGCTCAACGTGTCTGTGGCCACTGGGATTCTACTGCACTCGCTTTTGGCTTCCATCAGGAACTGA
- the chmp2a gene encoding charged multivesicular body protein 2a has product MEFLFGKRKTPEEMLKQNQRALNRAMRELDRERSKLEQQEKKIIADIKKMAKQGQMDSVKIMAKDLVRTRRYVKKFIMMKANIQAVSLKIQTLKSNNSMTQAMKGVTKAMATMNRQLKLPQIQKIMMDFERQSEMMDMKEEMMSDAIDDVLGDEDDEDESDAIVSQVLDELGLNLNDELSNLPATGGSLSVAGGKKAEPQAALADADADLEARLNNLRKD; this is encoded by the exons ATGGAATTCCTTTTCGGGAAGAGAAAGACTCCGGAGGAGATGCTGAAGCAGAACCAGAGGGCACTCAACCGGGCCATGAGGGAGCTAGACAGAGAGCGATCAAAACTGGAGCAGCAGGAGAAGAAGATCattgctgacatcaagaaaatgGCCAAACAAGGACAAATG GACTCCGTTAAGATCATGGCCAAAGATTTGGTCCGCACGAGACGCTACGTGAAGAAGTTCATCATGATGAAGGCCAACATTCAGGCTGTCAGTCTGAAGATTCAGACTCTCAAGTCCAACAACAGCATGACGCAAGCCATGAAGGGGGTCACCAAAGCCATGGCCACCATGAACAGACAG CTCAAACTCCCTCAGATCCAGAAGATCATGATGGACTTTGAACGTCAGAGCGAGATGATGGATATGAAAGAGGAGATGATGAGCGACGCCATCGACGACGTCCTGGGGGACGAAGACGATGAGGATGAGAG cgaTGCCATTGTGTCCCAAGTCCTGGATGAGCTGGGTCTTAATCTCAATGACGAACTCTCAA ATCTCCCGGCGACTGGCGGAAGCTTGTCGGTGGCCGGCGGGAAGAAAGCGGAACCTCAAGCGGCCCTCGCCGACGCAGATGCTGACCTGGAGGCGCGGCTCAATAACCTCCGCAAAGACTGA
- the msl1b gene encoding male-specific lethal 1 homolog, with amino-acid sequence MSMRASPGPQLGSKPNANAIGGTFSLLPVSFRRESRGSPSDAPGDFRWAEKIPGRSKRSEQTYMSGDVSEDVEVDRATAAVGLLSPVGPMGGEGTPVKGKPLSVDNMENPQMTPNNNTPKDADGVVGAASIEVSSEGKWKNLRKSPANPHTQANCLRQILLLQLDLIEQQQQQLQSKDKEIDDLKADKETLLARIERMERRLQLTKKDPPRDKRLFQPLEPWTPDKEDMWDLEVEENPQPNPSALMPLSRGGKGQKRKSCFADSKLQKSRGKSAKLSPHKPESQPASPSQRELRSRETPEKSAPARPPCKEEAAELSCQMDDLPFLSTTEMYLCCWNQPPVSPLRETSPKKEEEEEEEVANPPNTHSMINFPFPSSCRLSVPSWRENVIEALGEDLSVDAQEPLDDGVFLKRHAKLELDEKRRKRWDIQRIREQRMFQRLQQRMNRKKIIPETEPELSSFYPETEDVEAIMITPFLPVVAFGRPLPKLSQENFELPWLDERSRCRIEVPKKHTPHRTCRK; translated from the exons ATGAGCATGAGAGCCTCCCCGGGTCCGCAACTGGGATCCAAGCCTAACGCTAACGCCATAGGCGGGACGTTCTCTTTGCTTCCCGTGAGCTTCAGGAGGGAGTCACGTGGCTCACCCTCGGATGCTCCAGGAGACTTCCGGTGGGCCGAAAAGATCCCGGGCAGGTCCAAGCGCTCGGAGCAGACTTACATGAGCGGTGACGTCTCGGAAGACGTCGAAGTagatcgggccaccgctgccgtGGGGCTTCTGTCCCCTGTCGGACCAATGGGGGGTGAGGGAACCCCGGTGAAAGGCAAACCCCTCTCCGTGGACAACATGGAAAATCCTCAGATGACGCCAAACAACAACACGCCCAAGGATGCTGACGGTGTCGTCGGCGCCGCATCCATCGAAGTGTCATCCGAGGGCAAGTGGAAGAACCTCCGGAAGAGCCCGGCGAACCCTCACACGCAGGCCAACTGTTTGCGGCAGATTCTGCTGCTGCAACTGGACCTCATcgaacaacagcagcaacagctgcAGTCGAAAGACAAGGAGATTGATGATCTCAAAGCAGACAAGGAGACG CTTTTGGCCCGCATTGAACGCATGGAGCGTCGCCTGCAGCTCACCAAAAAGGACCCGCCACGCGACAAGCGCCTCTTCCAGCCGCTGGAGCCTTGGACCCCCGACAAGGAGGACATGTGGGACTTAGAAGTGGAGGAAAACCCGCAGCCCAATCCGTCTGCCCTGATGCCCTTAAGTCGAGGCGGCAAAGGTCAAAAGAG AAAATCCTGCTTCGCTGACTCCAAACTCCAGAAATCTCGTGGCAAAAGCGCCAAGCTGAGTCCTCACAAGCCGGAGAGTCAACCAGCGTCTCCGTCTCAGCGAGAGCTTCGCAGCAGGGAGACGCCGGAGAAGAGCGCCCCCGCCAGGCCGCCCTGCAAAGAGGAGGCGGCGGAGCTGAGCTGCCAGATGGACGACCTTCCCTTCCTGTCCACTACAGAGATGTACCTGTGCTGCTGGAACCAACCGCCTGTATCGCCTCTGCGTGAGACCTCtcccaagaaggaggaggaggaggaggaggaagtggcCA ATCCACCCAACACACACTCCATGATTAACTTCCCTTTCCCGTCTTCGTGCCGCCTCTCGGTTCCATCGTGGCGGGAAAACGTCATCGAGGCGTTGGGCGAGGATTTAAGCGTCGACGCGCAAGAG CCGCTGGATGACGGCGTGTTTCTCAAGCGCCATGCCAAGCTGGAACTGGACGAGAAAAGGAGGAAGAG GTGGGACATCCAGCGGATCCGAGAGCAGCGTATGTTTCAGCGCCTGCAGCAACGCATGAACAGGAAGAAGATCATACCGGAAACGGAGCCTGAGCTTTCGTCATTCTATCCGGAAACTGAAGATG TTGAAGCAATTATGATCACGCCCTTCTTGCCAGTGGTCGCATTTGGTCGGCCGTTGCCCAAACTCTCACAAGA GAATTTTGAGCTGCCTTGGCTGGACGAGCGCAGCCGCTGTCGCATCGAGGTGCCCAAGAAACACACGCCTCACCGGACCTGTCGCAAGTGA
- the snf8 gene encoding vacuolar-sorting protein SNF8 yields MHRRGVGAGAIAKKKLAEAKYKERGTVLAEDQIVQMSKQLETFKSNLEEFASKHKQEIRKSSQFRVQFQEMCATIGVDPLASGKGFWSEMLGVGDFYYELGVQIIEVCLALKHRNGGLMTLDELHHRVLKSRGKYAQDVSQDDLVRAIKKLKVMGNGFGMIPVGGSYLVQSVPAELNMDHTVVLQLAEKKGYVTVSEIKDGLKWENDRASHVLDHLLKEGLAWLDSQASGEPQYWLPALFSELTSRDVTPEEANQMSP; encoded by the exons atgcacCGGAGAGGCGTCGGTGCGGGCGCCATCGCCAAAAAGAAGCTTGCAGAG GCCAAATACAAAGAGAGAGGAACGGTTCTTGCAGAAGATCAAATCGTTCAG ATGTCCAAGCAGCTGGAAACATTCAAGTCCAACCTGGAGGAGTTTGCTAGCAAGCACAAACAGGAAATCCGCAAAAGTTCCCAGTTCCGGGTCCAGTTTCAGGAGATGTGCGCCACTATTGGAGTTGACCCGCTTGCCT CTGGCAAAGGTTTCTGGTCAGAGATGCTCGGGGTGGGCGACTTCTACTATGAGCTTGGCGTGCAGATTATTGAGGTTTGCTTGGCCCTCAAGCACAGGAACGGAG gACTCATGACTTTGGATGAACTGCATCACAGGGTTCTTAAGAGTCGCGGTAAATACGCTCAGGATGTCAGCCA GGATGATTTGGTTCGAGCTATCAAGAAACTCAAAGTCATGGGCAACGGTTTCGGGATGATTCCGGTGGGCGGCTCCTACTTGGTGCAGTCCGTTCCGGCGGAGCTCAACATGGACCACACGGTGGTCCTCCAACTGGCTGAA AAGAAGGGCTACGTGACGGTGAGTGAAATTAAAGACGGTCTCAAGTGGGAGAACGACCGAGCGAGTCACGTCCTG GACCACCTGCTGAAGGAGGGCCTGGCCTGGTTGGACTCTCAGGCATCGGGCGAGCCGCAGTACTGGCTGCCCGCCCTCTTCTCGGAGCTCACCTCCCGTGATGTCACGCCCGAGGAGGCCAATCAGATGAGCCCCTGA
- the calcoco2 gene encoding calcium-binding and coiled-coil domain-containing protein 2 isoform X3, which yields MYNSTDAFSQVAFKDVPQSYPLATTINCCYTLAAHFQPSPRDWVGIFKVGWSTIKDYHTFMWVESCGDSNQEPSSTRHAYFKEYYLPKDDLDFYQFCYVNSSGQEEVEQSDREIAALKDEAHRIRQQNEELETALREERREAAILKDKHDELASELYSTKQQHERLLSTWQEQEEEIQRLKEMLTHMNNQVELQEQNLAECTDSDRKGDDGGLLLQIELQLREAQALIANKDAVIEEKNNLTAVLKRHNQELAQENQKLTDDMEELRKTLDDLQKRLTARSVKPEATEMCDISDDTPVVSIVDNDEQDQPTLMCCHCLESFPGSTRAEVECHERNHRVCPFCTLICDDMEQNVFEDHVYSHEM from the exons ATGTACAACTCCACTGACGCCTTCTCCCAGGTGGCGTTCAAGGACGTCCCGCAATCGTACCCACTTGCTACCACAATTAATTGCTGCTACACACTCGCTGCACACTTCCAACCAAGTCCACGCGACTGGGTCGGAATCTTTAAG GTGGGATGGAGTACCATCAAGGACTATCACACTTTTATGTGGGTGGAGTCGTGCGGGGACTCGAACCAAGAACCATCATCTACAAGGCACGCTTATTTCAAAG AATACTACCTGCCCAAGGATGACTTGGACTTCTACCAGTTCTGCTACGTGAACAGCTCAGGACAA GAAGAGGTGGAGCAGAGCGATCGGGAAATTGCAGCGTTGAAGGACGAGGCGCATCGCATCCGACAGCAAAATGAAGAGTTGGAAACAGCTTTGCGGGAAGAGAGACGAGAAGCCGCCATCTTGAAG GACAAACACGATGAACTGGCCTCAGAACTTTATTCGACGAAGCAGCAGCACGAGCGTCTTTTGAGTACTTGGCAGGAGCAAGAGGAAGAAATCCAACGTTTGAAG gaGATGCTGACCCACATGAACAATCAGGTGGAACTTCAGGAACAGAACCTTGCTGAGTGCACAGATTCTGATCGCAAAGGTGACGACGGTGGACTGCTGCTACAAATTGAG CTGCAACTCCGAGAAGCTCAAGCGTTGATTGCAAACAAGGACGCCGTGATCGAGGAGAAGAACAACTTGACGGCCGTGTTGAAACGCCACAACCAGGAGCTTGCTCAAGAGAACCAA AAGCTCACAGATGACATGGAGGAGCTGCGCAAGACTTTAGATGACCTTCAAAAGCGGTTGACTGCACGCTCGGTGAAGCCAGAAGCAACGGAGATGTGTGACATTTCGGATGACACACCTGTTG tgAGCATTGTTGACAATGATGAGCAAGACCAG CCAACCCTAATGTGCTGTCACTGCCTGGAGAGCTTCCCAGGAAGTACGCGGGCGGAGGTGGAATGTCACGAGCGCAATCACAGAGTGTGTCCTTTCTGCACGCTCATCTGCGACGACATGGAGCAGAATGTGTTTGAAGACCATGTCTACAGTCACGAGATGTGA
- the calcoco2 gene encoding calcium-binding and coiled-coil domain-containing protein 2 isoform X1: MYNSTDAFSQVAFKDVPQSYPLATTINCCYTLAAHFQPSPRDWVGIFKVGWSTIKDYHTFMWVESCGDSNQEPSSTRHAYFKEYYLPKDDLDFYQFCYVNSSGQVCGASTPFCFKSQHPNDEQNAANGSDNDDLMVITTQEEVEQSDREIAALKDEAHRIRQQNEELETALREERREAAILKDKHDELASELYSTKQQHERLLSTWQEQEEEIQRLKEMLTHMNNQVELQEQNLAECTDSDRKGDDGGLLLQIELQLREAQALIANKDAVIEEKNNLTAVLKRHNQELAQENQKLTDDMEELRKTLDDLQKRLTARSVKPEATEMCDISDDTPVVSIVDNDEQDQPTLMCCHCLESFPGSTRAEVECHERNHRVCPFCTLICDDMEQNVFEDHVYSHEM, encoded by the exons ATGTACAACTCCACTGACGCCTTCTCCCAGGTGGCGTTCAAGGACGTCCCGCAATCGTACCCACTTGCTACCACAATTAATTGCTGCTACACACTCGCTGCACACTTCCAACCAAGTCCACGCGACTGGGTCGGAATCTTTAAG GTGGGATGGAGTACCATCAAGGACTATCACACTTTTATGTGGGTGGAGTCGTGCGGGGACTCGAACCAAGAACCATCATCTACAAGGCACGCTTATTTCAAAG AATACTACCTGCCCAAGGATGACTTGGACTTCTACCAGTTCTGCTACGTGAACAGCTCAGGACAAGTGTGTGGCGCCAGCACGCCCTTCTGCTTCAAATCGCAGCATCCCAACGACGAGCAAAATGCAGCCAATGGCTCAGACAATGATGACCTGATGGTCATTACCACGCAG GAAGAGGTGGAGCAGAGCGATCGGGAAATTGCAGCGTTGAAGGACGAGGCGCATCGCATCCGACAGCAAAATGAAGAGTTGGAAACAGCTTTGCGGGAAGAGAGACGAGAAGCCGCCATCTTGAAG GACAAACACGATGAACTGGCCTCAGAACTTTATTCGACGAAGCAGCAGCACGAGCGTCTTTTGAGTACTTGGCAGGAGCAAGAGGAAGAAATCCAACGTTTGAAG gaGATGCTGACCCACATGAACAATCAGGTGGAACTTCAGGAACAGAACCTTGCTGAGTGCACAGATTCTGATCGCAAAGGTGACGACGGTGGACTGCTGCTACAAATTGAG CTGCAACTCCGAGAAGCTCAAGCGTTGATTGCAAACAAGGACGCCGTGATCGAGGAGAAGAACAACTTGACGGCCGTGTTGAAACGCCACAACCAGGAGCTTGCTCAAGAGAACCAA AAGCTCACAGATGACATGGAGGAGCTGCGCAAGACTTTAGATGACCTTCAAAAGCGGTTGACTGCACGCTCGGTGAAGCCAGAAGCAACGGAGATGTGTGACATTTCGGATGACACACCTGTTG tgAGCATTGTTGACAATGATGAGCAAGACCAG CCAACCCTAATGTGCTGTCACTGCCTGGAGAGCTTCCCAGGAAGTACGCGGGCGGAGGTGGAATGTCACGAGCGCAATCACAGAGTGTGTCCTTTCTGCACGCTCATCTGCGACGACATGGAGCAGAATGTGTTTGAAGACCATGTCTACAGTCACGAGATGTGA
- the calcoco2 gene encoding calcium-binding and coiled-coil domain-containing protein 2 isoform X2: MYNSTDAFSQVAFKDVPQSYPLATTINCCYTLAAHFQPSPRDWVGIFKVGWSTIKDYHTFMWVESCGDSNQEPSSTRHAYFKEYYLPKDDLDFYQFCYVNSSGQVCGASTPFCFKSQHPNDEQNAANGSDNDDLMVITTQEEVEQSDREIAALKDEAHRIRQQNEELETALREERREAAILKDKHDELASELYSTKQQHERLLSTWQEQEEEIQRLKEMLTHMNNQVELQEQNLAECTDSDRKGDDGGLLLQIELQLREAQALIANKDAVIEEKNNLTAVLKRHNQELAQENQKLTDDMEELRKTLDDLQKRLTARSVKPEATEMCDISDDTPVANPNVLSLPGELPRKYAGGGGMSRAQSQSVSFLHAHLRRHGAECV, translated from the exons ATGTACAACTCCACTGACGCCTTCTCCCAGGTGGCGTTCAAGGACGTCCCGCAATCGTACCCACTTGCTACCACAATTAATTGCTGCTACACACTCGCTGCACACTTCCAACCAAGTCCACGCGACTGGGTCGGAATCTTTAAG GTGGGATGGAGTACCATCAAGGACTATCACACTTTTATGTGGGTGGAGTCGTGCGGGGACTCGAACCAAGAACCATCATCTACAAGGCACGCTTATTTCAAAG AATACTACCTGCCCAAGGATGACTTGGACTTCTACCAGTTCTGCTACGTGAACAGCTCAGGACAAGTGTGTGGCGCCAGCACGCCCTTCTGCTTCAAATCGCAGCATCCCAACGACGAGCAAAATGCAGCCAATGGCTCAGACAATGATGACCTGATGGTCATTACCACGCAG GAAGAGGTGGAGCAGAGCGATCGGGAAATTGCAGCGTTGAAGGACGAGGCGCATCGCATCCGACAGCAAAATGAAGAGTTGGAAACAGCTTTGCGGGAAGAGAGACGAGAAGCCGCCATCTTGAAG GACAAACACGATGAACTGGCCTCAGAACTTTATTCGACGAAGCAGCAGCACGAGCGTCTTTTGAGTACTTGGCAGGAGCAAGAGGAAGAAATCCAACGTTTGAAG gaGATGCTGACCCACATGAACAATCAGGTGGAACTTCAGGAACAGAACCTTGCTGAGTGCACAGATTCTGATCGCAAAGGTGACGACGGTGGACTGCTGCTACAAATTGAG CTGCAACTCCGAGAAGCTCAAGCGTTGATTGCAAACAAGGACGCCGTGATCGAGGAGAAGAACAACTTGACGGCCGTGTTGAAACGCCACAACCAGGAGCTTGCTCAAGAGAACCAA AAGCTCACAGATGACATGGAGGAGCTGCGCAAGACTTTAGATGACCTTCAAAAGCGGTTGACTGCACGCTCGGTGAAGCCAGAAGCAACGGAGATGTGTGACATTTCGGATGACACACCTGTTG CCAACCCTAATGTGCTGTCACTGCCTGGAGAGCTTCCCAGGAAGTACGCGGGCGGAGGTGGAATGTCACGAGCGCAATCACAGAGTGTGTCCTTTCTGCACGCTCATCTGCGACGACATGGAGCAGAATGTGTTTGA
- the ttll6 gene encoding tubulin polyglutamylase ttll6, whose amino-acid sequence MTLPFGCKQQKKGQAENIIQAPGLEHTLKRRKRSKRRYVWINLSNCKYESVRRAARRYGLKVTEGDDWTLMWSDCSVSLERVKAMKQYQKINHFPGMIEICRKDTLARNLNRMLKLFPKDYNIFPRTWCLPADYYDFQAYTRVKRHATFICKPDSGCQGRGIFITRSRSDIRPGEHMICQLYITRPLILDGYKFDLRIYVLVTSCDPLRIFLFKEGLARFCTAKYMEPALSNMDEVCMHLTNYAINKHNDNFIRDDHTGSKRKLSTLIQQLEDARADADKLWSDIEDMIIKTLIAVQPVLKHNYHTCFPHHTADSACFEILGFDVLLDQRMRPWLLEVNHSPSFTTDSPLDREVKDALLLDTLLLINLNACNRSKITKEERKRSKERLQENRTKAARTEELLQRQAASVQQIETYETNHMGGFRRIFPREGEDKYDKFFTQGSSLVQATEASRARQECARQLLQELHDRQRTVNTVRNRDSQGETAGERSKNLRPRPAPHRTPPANGTSPPAVKTCEVDEENDEEEEEKRVKALIQRKKLLLDLGLVQHIRQLLQPEGRDADFPRQQGASVARQPLMVDSLTPLSEKTKATPCILPSRQTSLRTSSTIRNFRNASLQTEACHKDKGWTRTTVKVPGPGPRLPNVRVPNPRPLVRGVPKGRSFCAQRDPADPRGLQVTSTRPPLLQRPRLARWPPHHRGGP is encoded by the exons ATGACTCTGCCGTTTGGAtgcaaacagcaaaaaaaaggacaagcaGAAAATATCATCCAAGCGCCAGGGCTGGAACACACCCTCAAGAGGCGCAAGAGGTCCAAGAGGAG ATATGTGTGGATTAACTTGAGCAACTGCAAGTATGAAAGCG TGCGCCGCGCCGCTCGTCGCTACGGCCTCAAAGTGACGGAGGGAGACGATTGGACGCTGATGTGGTCCGACTGCTCCGTATCTCTAGAGAGGGTGAAAGCCATGAAGCAATACCAG AAAATCAATCATTTCCCTGGAATGATCGAAATCTGCCGCAAAGACACTCTGGCCAGGAACTTGAACCGCATGTTGAAGCTCTTCCCGAAAGATTACAACATCTTTCCAAGGACGTGGTGTCTTCCCGCAGA CTACTACGACTTCCAGGCCTACACGCGTGTCAAACGGCACGCCACTTTCATCTGCAAGCCAGATTCCGGCTGTCAGGGACGCGGCATCTTCATCACAAGATCCAGGAGTGATATTCGGCCTGGAGAACACATGATCTGTCAGCTCTACATCACCAGG CCTTTAATCTTGGACGGCTACAAGTTCGACTTGCGTATCTACGTGCTGGTGACGTCATGTGACCCGCTCAGGATCTTCCTGTTCAAGGAAGGACTGGCCCGCTTCTGCACCGCCAAGTACATGGAACCAGCACTTAGCAATATG GACGAAGTGTGCATGCACCTGACCAACTACGCCATCAACAAGCACAACGACAACTTCATCCGTGACGACCACACCGGCAGCAAACG GAAGCTGTCGACTCTCATCCAGCAGTTGGAGGATGCCCGCGCCGACGCCGACAAACTATGGAGCGACATCGAGGACATGATCATCAAGACGCTAATCGCCGTGCAGCCCGTTCTCAAACACAACTACCACACGTGCTTCCCCCACCACACCGCCGACAGCGCCTGCTTCGAGATCCTCGGCTTCGACGTCCTGCTGGATCAACGCATGCGGCCCTGGCTTCTCGAG GTGAACCACTCGCCTAGTTTCACCACCGACTCGCCGTTAGACCGTGAGGTGAAGGACGCTCTGCTGCTGGACACGCTGCTGCTCATCAACTTGAACGCCTGCAACAGAAGCAAGATCACCAAAGAGGAGCGCAAGCGCTCCAAGGAACGTCTGCAAGAGAACCGGACCAAAGCGGCAAG GACCGAAGAGCTGCTCCAGCGCCAGGCCGCCTCGGTCCAGCAGATAGAGACATACGAGACCAATCACATGGGAGGCTTCCGGAGGATCTTCCCCAGGGAGGGAGAAGATAAGTACGACAAGTTCTTCACACAGGGAAGCTCGCTGGTGCAAGCCACGGAAGCTTCCAGAGCGCGACAAGAGTGTGCCAG GCAACTACTACAAGAACTGCACGACAGGCAGAGGACCGTGAACACCGTCCGGAATCGGGACTCTCAGGGCGAAACGGCAGGAGAGCGCTCCAAAAATCTCAGACCTCGACCGGCACCACACAGAACCCCCCCCGCCAACGGGACG TCTCCTCCTGCCGTCAAAACCTGCGAGGTAGATGAGGAgaatgatgaagaggaggaagaaaagcGGGTCAAAGCGTTGATCCAGAGGAAGAAGCTGCTACTGGACCTGGGGCTGGTCCAGCACATCCGCCAGCTGCTGCAGCCGGAGGGCCGAGACGCTGACTTCCCCCGCCAGCAGGGGGCGTCGGTCGCGAGGCAACCTTTAATG GTGGACTCTTTGACGCCACTTTCCGAAAAGACCAAGGCGACTCCTTGCATACTGCCATCTAGGCAG ACCTCACTGAGGACTTCAAGTACCATCAGGAATTTTCGAAACGCCTCACTCCAGACAGAAGCCTGCCACAAAGACAAAGGATGGACCAGGACTACCGTGAAGGTTCCCGGGCCAG GCCCACGCTTGCCAAATGTCCGGGTCCCGAACCCGCGGCCTCTCGTGAGGGGGGTCCCCAAAGGACGGAGCTTCTGCGCACAACGCGACCCCGCGGACCCGCGGGGCCTCCAGGTCACCTCCACGCGCCCCCCTTTACTCCAGAGACCTCGCCTCGCCCGATGGCCCCCGCATCACAGGGGAggaccctga